From one Streptomyces sp. R41 genomic stretch:
- a CDS encoding carbohydrate ABC transporter permease produces the protein MSTRTLVSPLALARPRGKALYWTVFTGVVLLFALAFLFPVYWMVTGAMKSPDEVSRTPPTLVPQDWSLSGYTDAWDLMDLPTHLWNTVVQATGAWMLQLVFCTAAAYALSKLKPAFGKVILGGILATLMVPAQALVVPKYLTVADLPLIHTSLLNDPLGIWLPAVANAFNLYLLKRFFDQIPRDVLEAAEIDGAGRLRTLWSIVLPMSRPVLGVVSIFALVAVWQDFLWPLMVFSDTDKQPISVALVQLSQNIQLTVLIAAMVIASIPMVVMFLVFQRHIIAGISAGSTKG, from the coding sequence GTGAGTACTCGCACACTGGTTTCGCCGCTCGCGCTCGCCCGCCCCCGCGGCAAGGCTCTCTACTGGACCGTCTTCACGGGCGTCGTCCTGCTTTTCGCGCTCGCGTTCCTCTTCCCCGTCTACTGGATGGTCACCGGCGCCATGAAGTCGCCGGACGAGGTCTCGCGCACACCCCCGACCCTGGTGCCCCAGGACTGGAGCCTCAGCGGTTACACCGATGCCTGGGACCTGATGGACCTGCCCACCCACCTGTGGAACACGGTGGTGCAGGCCACCGGCGCCTGGATGCTCCAGCTCGTCTTCTGCACGGCCGCCGCGTACGCCCTCTCCAAGCTGAAGCCCGCCTTCGGCAAGGTCATCCTCGGCGGCATCCTCGCCACGCTGATGGTCCCCGCGCAGGCGTTGGTGGTCCCGAAGTACCTGACGGTCGCCGACCTTCCGCTGATCCACACCAGTCTGCTCAACGACCCGCTCGGCATCTGGCTGCCCGCCGTGGCCAACGCCTTCAACCTCTATCTCCTCAAGCGCTTCTTCGACCAGATCCCGCGCGACGTACTGGAGGCCGCCGAGATCGACGGCGCCGGACGGCTGCGCACGCTGTGGTCGATCGTGCTGCCCATGTCCCGGCCCGTGCTCGGCGTCGTGTCGATCTTCGCCCTGGTGGCCGTCTGGCAGGACTTCCTCTGGCCGTTGATGGTCTTCTCCGACACCGACAAGCAGCCCATCAGCGTGGCACTCGTCCAGCTGTCCCAGAACATCCAGCTGACCGTGCTCATCGCCGCGATGGTGATCGCGAGCATCCCCATGGTCGTGATGTTCCTGGTCTTCCAGCGGCACATCATCGCCGGGATCAGCGCGGGCAGCACCAAGGGCTGA
- a CDS encoding glycoside hydrolase family 13 protein translates to MGQPSPARTQGEWWRSAVIYQVYVRSFADGDGDGTGDLAGLRAKLPYLAELGVDALWFNPWYLSPMADGGYDVADYRAIDPAFGTLAEAEKLIAEARELGIRTLVDIVPNHVSDQHPWFRAALAGGPERELFHFRPGRGAYGELPPNDWPSQFAGSAEPVWTRLPDGDWYLHLFTPEQPDLNWAHPAVRQEHEDVLRFWFERGVAGVRIDSAALLAKDPDLPDFVEGRDPHPYVDRDELHDIYRSWRAVADAYDGIFVGEVWLPDTERFARYLRPDELHTAFNFSFLSCPWDAGRLRTSIDETLAEHAPVGAPATWVLCNHDVTRTVTRYGRTDTGFDFTTKAFGTPTDLSLGTRRARAAALLTLALPGSVYVYQGEELGLPEVELAPRSIQDPMHFRSGGTDPGRDGCRVPLPWAAEAPHTGFGGEPWLPQPADWPAYAADRQADDSDSMLSLYREALRIRRTEPGFGDGQLSWLAAPDGVLAFARTDGLRCAVNLSDTPAELPEHSRLLLASGPLDAEGRLPEDTAAWLRA, encoded by the coding sequence GTGGGACAGCCTTCCCCTGCCCGCACTCAGGGCGAATGGTGGCGCTCCGCCGTCATCTACCAGGTGTACGTCCGCAGCTTCGCGGACGGCGACGGAGACGGCACCGGCGACCTCGCGGGACTCCGCGCCAAACTCCCGTACCTCGCCGAACTCGGCGTGGACGCCCTGTGGTTCAACCCCTGGTACCTCTCGCCCATGGCCGACGGCGGCTACGACGTCGCCGACTACCGCGCGATCGACCCGGCCTTCGGGACGCTCGCCGAGGCGGAGAAACTCATCGCCGAGGCACGGGAGCTGGGCATCCGCACCCTCGTCGACATCGTGCCCAACCACGTATCCGACCAGCACCCGTGGTTCCGGGCCGCCCTGGCCGGCGGCCCCGAGCGCGAGCTCTTCCACTTCCGTCCCGGACGCGGCGCGTACGGCGAACTCCCGCCCAACGACTGGCCGTCCCAGTTCGCCGGCTCCGCCGAACCCGTCTGGACCCGGCTGCCCGACGGCGACTGGTACCTCCACCTGTTCACCCCCGAGCAGCCCGACCTCAACTGGGCGCATCCGGCCGTCCGCCAGGAGCACGAGGACGTCCTGCGCTTCTGGTTCGAGCGGGGAGTCGCGGGCGTCCGCATCGACTCGGCCGCGCTGCTCGCCAAGGACCCCGACCTGCCCGACTTCGTCGAGGGGCGCGATCCGCACCCGTACGTGGACCGCGACGAACTCCACGACATCTACCGCTCCTGGCGCGCGGTCGCCGACGCCTACGACGGCATCTTCGTCGGCGAGGTCTGGCTCCCCGACACCGAGCGCTTCGCCCGCTATCTGCGCCCCGACGAACTGCACACCGCCTTCAACTTCTCCTTCCTGTCCTGCCCTTGGGACGCCGGACGGCTGCGTACGTCGATCGACGAGACCCTCGCCGAGCACGCGCCGGTGGGCGCGCCCGCCACCTGGGTGCTGTGCAACCACGACGTGACCCGCACGGTCACCCGCTACGGCCGGACCGACACCGGCTTCGACTTCACCACGAAGGCCTTCGGCACCCCGACCGACCTCTCCCTCGGCACCCGCCGGGCGCGGGCCGCCGCTCTGCTCACGCTCGCGCTGCCCGGTTCCGTCTACGTCTACCAGGGCGAGGAACTCGGCCTGCCCGAGGTGGAGTTGGCGCCCCGAAGCATCCAGGACCCGATGCACTTCCGGTCCGGTGGCACGGACCCGGGCCGCGACGGCTGCCGGGTTCCGCTGCCCTGGGCGGCCGAGGCGCCTCACACCGGATTCGGGGGCGAGCCCTGGCTTCCGCAGCCCGCCGACTGGCCCGCGTACGCCGCCGACCGCCAGGCCGACGACTCCGACTCGATGCTCAGCCTCTACCGCGAGGCGCTCCGCATCCGCCGCACCGAGCCGGGCTTCGGCGACGGTCAGCTCAGCTGGCTGGCCGCCCCCGACGGCGTCCTCGCCTTCGCCCGCACGGACGGACTGCGCTGCGCGGTCAACCTTTCCGACACCCCGGCCGAACTCCCCGAGCACTCCCGACTCCTGCTCGCCAGCGGCCCCTTGGACGCCGAGGGGAGGCTCCCTGAGGACACGGCGGCCTGGCTGCGCGCCTGA